The Streptomyces sp. HUAS CB01 genome has a segment encoding these proteins:
- a CDS encoding GMC oxidoreductase: MLRNMTPNLTRRHLLGLGALQTAAVLGLTRVGPASTAHAATSAAPGRTGGADQSPALVIGSGYGAAVTALRLGEAGIPTLVLEMGRLWDSPGPDGKVFCTTAAPDHRSMWFRTRTEAPLAQFLWLDVVNKDISPYPGVLDRVRFESMSVYVGRGVGGGSLVNGGMAVVPQRAYFSEMMPNVDAAAMYDRYFPLARRMLGVNTVDPAWFESTEWYRFSRISRKHAANAGLRTVFVPNVYDFGYMRREAAGQAVRSALAGEVIYGNNHGKRSLDKTYLAAALGTGNVTIDTMHRARALRRQPDGTYVVTADRIDTTGKVVATRDIGCTRLFLGAGSLGSTELLLRARESGALPDLSEHLGTGWGTNGNVMTARANHLWDTVGAHQATMPVMGIDDWSNTANPVFAEIAPLPMGFEHWISLYLAITRNPERGTLVHDAATDAVRLRWTPAQSKVSVDSARKLFDRINLRNATIYRHDLFGGNKAFADDFTYHPLGGCVLGRATDDYGRVRGAPGVYVTDGALVPGSVGVNPFLTITALAERNIERVLAEDYAR, encoded by the coding sequence ATGCTGCGCAACATGACACCAAATCTGACGCGCCGTCACCTCCTGGGGCTCGGCGCCCTCCAGACAGCGGCCGTTCTCGGCCTCACCCGTGTCGGCCCCGCGTCCACGGCCCACGCGGCGACCTCCGCCGCGCCCGGCCGGACCGGAGGCGCCGACCAATCCCCCGCCCTCGTCATCGGCTCCGGCTACGGCGCAGCCGTCACCGCACTGCGTCTCGGGGAGGCCGGAATCCCCACCCTCGTACTGGAGATGGGCCGGCTCTGGGACAGCCCGGGCCCCGACGGGAAGGTCTTCTGCACCACCGCCGCCCCCGACCACCGCTCCATGTGGTTCCGCACCCGCACCGAGGCCCCGCTCGCCCAGTTCCTCTGGCTCGACGTCGTCAACAAGGACATCAGCCCCTACCCCGGAGTGCTCGACCGCGTGCGCTTCGAGAGCATGTCGGTGTACGTGGGCCGCGGCGTCGGCGGCGGGTCGCTCGTGAACGGCGGCATGGCCGTCGTCCCGCAGCGCGCGTACTTCTCCGAGATGATGCCGAACGTCGACGCCGCGGCCATGTACGACCGGTACTTCCCGCTGGCCCGGCGGATGCTGGGCGTCAACACCGTGGACCCGGCGTGGTTCGAGTCCACCGAGTGGTACCGCTTCTCGCGGATCTCCCGGAAGCACGCCGCCAACGCCGGCCTGCGGACCGTCTTCGTGCCCAACGTCTACGACTTCGGGTACATGCGGCGCGAGGCGGCGGGCCAGGCCGTACGGTCCGCGCTCGCCGGAGAGGTCATCTACGGCAACAACCACGGCAAGCGGAGCCTCGACAAGACCTATCTCGCCGCCGCGCTCGGCACCGGCAACGTCACGATCGACACCATGCACCGGGCCCGTGCGCTGCGCAGACAGCCGGACGGCACGTACGTCGTCACCGCCGACCGCATCGACACCACGGGCAAGGTCGTCGCCACCCGCGACATCGGCTGCACCCGGCTGTTCCTGGGCGCAGGCAGCCTCGGCTCCACCGAACTCCTGCTGCGCGCCCGCGAGTCCGGTGCCCTGCCCGATCTCAGCGAGCACCTCGGCACGGGCTGGGGCACCAACGGCAACGTCATGACGGCGCGGGCCAACCACCTCTGGGACACCGTCGGCGCCCACCAGGCGACCATGCCGGTGATGGGCATCGACGACTGGTCCAACACGGCCAACCCCGTCTTCGCCGAGATCGCCCCGCTGCCGATGGGCTTCGAGCACTGGATCAGCCTCTACCTGGCGATCACCAGGAACCCGGAACGCGGCACGCTCGTCCACGACGCCGCCACCGACGCCGTGCGGCTGCGCTGGACCCCGGCGCAGAGCAAGGTGTCGGTGGACTCGGCCAGGAAGCTCTTCGACCGCATCAACCTCAGGAACGCCACGATCTACCGCCACGACCTGTTCGGCGGCAACAAGGCCTTCGCCGACGACTTCACGTACCACCCGCTCGGCGGCTGTGTGCTCGGCCGGGCCACCGACGACTACGGCCGGGTCCGGGGCGCCCCCGGGGTGTACGTCACCGACGGAGCCCTCGTGCCGGGCTCCGTCGGTGTCAATCCGTTCCTCACGATCACCGCGCTCGCCGAGCGCAACATCGAGCGGGTCCTCGCCGAGGACTACGCCCGGTAG
- a CDS encoding glycosyltransferase family 4 protein, with product MDKTLIVTNDFPPRPGGIQAFLHNMALRLDPEHIVVYASTWKRGREGAEATAAFDAEQPFTVVRDRTTMLLPTPRVTRRAVGLLREHGCTSVWFGAAAPLGLMAPALRRAGARRLVATTHGHEAGWAQLPGSRQLLRRIGEGTDTITYLGEYTRSRIAAALTPGAAGRMVQLPPGVDEKTFHPGSGGEAVRERLGLTDRPVVVCVSRLVPRKGQDTLIRAMPAILAKVPDTVLLIVGGGPYGKDLRKLAETTGVAASVRFTGAVPWEELPAHYGAGDVFAMPCRTRRGGLDVEGLGIVYLEASATGLPVVAGDSGGAPDAVLDGETGWVVRGGSPEESADRIVTLLQDPDLRRRMGERGRDWVEERWRWDLLADRLRALL from the coding sequence ATGGACAAGACCCTGATCGTGACCAACGACTTCCCGCCGCGCCCCGGCGGCATCCAGGCCTTCCTCCACAACATGGCGCTGCGCCTGGACCCCGAACATATCGTCGTCTACGCCTCCACCTGGAAGCGCGGTCGCGAGGGCGCCGAGGCGACGGCCGCGTTCGACGCCGAGCAGCCGTTCACGGTGGTACGCGACCGTACGACCATGCTGCTGCCCACCCCGCGCGTCACCCGGCGCGCGGTGGGACTGCTCCGGGAGCACGGCTGTACGTCGGTGTGGTTCGGGGCGGCCGCCCCGCTCGGGCTGATGGCGCCCGCGCTGCGCCGGGCCGGTGCGCGGCGCCTCGTGGCCACGACGCACGGACACGAGGCGGGATGGGCCCAGCTGCCCGGGTCCCGTCAGCTCCTGCGCCGGATCGGCGAGGGCACGGACACGATCACCTACCTCGGCGAGTACACGCGCTCGCGGATCGCCGCCGCGCTGACGCCCGGGGCGGCCGGGCGGATGGTGCAACTGCCGCCGGGCGTCGACGAGAAGACCTTCCATCCGGGCTCGGGTGGGGAGGCTGTGCGCGAACGGCTCGGGCTCACCGACCGCCCGGTGGTCGTCTGCGTGTCCCGGCTCGTACCGCGCAAGGGCCAGGACACCCTGATCCGGGCCATGCCCGCGATCCTCGCGAAGGTGCCGGACACGGTGCTGCTGATCGTCGGCGGCGGACCCTACGGGAAGGACCTGCGGAAGCTCGCCGAGACCACGGGGGTGGCGGCGTCCGTCCGCTTCACCGGAGCGGTCCCGTGGGAGGAACTGCCCGCGCACTACGGTGCCGGCGACGTCTTCGCGATGCCGTGCCGCACGCGTCGCGGCGGGCTGGACGTCGAGGGCCTCGGCATCGTCTACCTGGAGGCGTCGGCGACGGGCCTCCCGGTCGTCGCGGGCGACTCCGGCGGCGCGCCGGACGCGGTGCTGGACGGCGAGACGGGCTGGGTCGTCCGCGGCGGCTCCCCGGAGGAGTCCGCGGACCGCATCGTCACCCTCCTCCAGGACCCCGACCTGCGCCGCCGCATGGGTGAGCGGGGCCGCGACTGGGTCGAGGAGCGCTGGCGCTGGGACCTCCTGGCGGACCGCCTCCGCGCCTTGCTGTAA
- a CDS encoding glycosyltransferase family 87 protein: MKGTGRSAAAGSAARPSTGGASVAGVPVAAAVAAFALTRALLLLWVLKVLPVRGPDVTSDVAVIYQGWYEVLRTGTYPLDDVTWQYPPAAALAILSPGALPFLDYVRAFFVLALICDAAVLALLLYAGRRPGKSTRGMWFWIAGVPLLGPTAYARYDLMVTAVAVAALFAAARRPAVAGALAGFGAMLKVWPVLLLAGLRGRRAWGAAAITGASLLLVLTASMPGALAFLGFQRDRGTEVESLGALVFHVARHFGWEGQVLLNYGSVEFLGPYVPLVSGLALGLTAAAFAWLAVWRLRASEFSAATPADAAFAAVLLFTTTSRVISPQYMVWLLGLAAVCLAFRSSRMGLPALLVLVATGLTFLEFPVWFDKVVASDPQGIAVLAGRNGLLVTATVLACRRLWTSTVAPRGRRGRRALPARSDRGRASVGS; this comes from the coding sequence ATGAAAGGCACAGGGCGTTCCGCCGCGGCGGGGAGCGCGGCGAGACCTTCCACGGGCGGGGCCTCGGTGGCCGGGGTCCCCGTCGCCGCGGCCGTCGCCGCGTTCGCCCTCACCAGGGCCCTGCTCCTGCTCTGGGTCCTCAAGGTCCTCCCCGTCCGCGGCCCCGATGTGACCAGCGACGTCGCCGTGATCTACCAGGGCTGGTACGAGGTGCTGAGGACCGGCACGTACCCGCTGGACGACGTCACCTGGCAGTACCCGCCCGCCGCCGCCCTCGCGATCCTCTCCCCCGGCGCGCTGCCGTTCCTGGACTACGTCCGCGCCTTCTTCGTCCTGGCGCTGATCTGCGACGCCGCGGTCCTGGCACTGCTGCTGTACGCGGGGCGGCGGCCCGGGAAGTCGACGAGGGGGATGTGGTTCTGGATCGCGGGGGTGCCGCTGCTGGGCCCCACGGCGTACGCCCGCTACGACCTGATGGTGACGGCGGTCGCGGTGGCCGCGCTCTTCGCCGCCGCCCGCCGGCCCGCGGTCGCCGGGGCGCTGGCCGGGTTCGGCGCGATGCTGAAGGTGTGGCCGGTGCTGCTGCTGGCCGGGCTACGGGGCCGACGCGCCTGGGGCGCAGCGGCGATCACCGGTGCGTCCCTGCTGCTGGTCCTCACGGCGTCGATGCCCGGGGCGCTGGCGTTCCTCGGCTTCCAGCGGGACCGGGGCACGGAGGTCGAGTCGCTGGGCGCGCTGGTCTTCCACGTGGCGCGGCACTTCGGCTGGGAGGGGCAGGTCCTGCTGAACTACGGGTCGGTCGAGTTCCTCGGCCCGTACGTCCCCCTGGTCAGCGGCTTGGCGCTCGGTCTCACCGCCGCGGCTTTCGCCTGGCTGGCGGTGTGGCGGCTGCGGGCGTCGGAGTTCTCCGCCGCCACCCCGGCGGACGCGGCGTTCGCGGCCGTGCTGCTCTTCACGACCACGAGCCGCGTGATCAGCCCCCAGTACATGGTCTGGCTGCTCGGGCTGGCCGCGGTCTGTCTCGCCTTCCGGTCGAGCCGGATGGGCCTGCCCGCCCTGCTGGTGCTGGTCGCCACCGGGCTCACCTTCCTGGAATTCCCCGTCTGGTTCGACAAGGTGGTCGCGAGCGACCCCCAGGGCATCGCGGTCCTGGCGGGCCGCAACGGCCTCCTCGTCACCGCCACGGTGCTGGCGTGCCGCCGCCTCTGGACGAGCACGGTCGCCCCGCGAGGGCGCAGGGGCCGACGGGCGCTTCCGGCCCGGTCCGACCGCGGGAGGGCCTCGGTCGGGTCCTGA
- a CDS encoding rhomboid family intramembrane serine protease: protein MIDRWTTVRGGATGPVVTYGAIGLCCLLFVLGPVSGLNPSYGTGDTLLTAQTLHFERWGVIPSELLQGSPRALLTPLTALFVHGSWLHLLGNMLFLHVFGAMVEERMGHVEFALFYLGCGYLALLAYAAANAESDHTLVGASGAISGVLGAFLCLFPRTRVTSLYPFLFFLPLRFPAWIVLIFWFALQWLAEAQSSSTGPGVAYLAHLVGFGIGFLYAWGRFRQAARVKAQAGATEGERQP from the coding sequence ATGATCGATCGGTGGACGACGGTACGGGGCGGGGCGACCGGCCCGGTGGTGACCTACGGAGCGATCGGTCTGTGCTGCCTCCTGTTCGTCCTCGGTCCGGTCTCCGGGCTCAACCCGTCCTACGGCACCGGGGACACCCTCCTCACCGCCCAGACCCTCCACTTCGAGCGCTGGGGCGTGATCCCGAGCGAACTGCTGCAGGGTTCCCCGAGGGCGCTGCTCACCCCGCTGACCGCGCTGTTCGTCCACGGCAGCTGGCTGCATCTGCTCGGCAACATGCTCTTCCTCCACGTCTTCGGCGCGATGGTCGAGGAACGCATGGGGCACGTGGAGTTCGCGCTCTTCTATCTGGGCTGCGGCTATCTGGCGCTCCTGGCGTACGCGGCGGCCAACGCGGAGTCGGACCACACGCTCGTCGGGGCGTCCGGAGCCATCTCGGGCGTGCTGGGCGCCTTTCTCTGCCTCTTCCCGAGGACGCGCGTGACAAGCCTCTACCCCTTCCTGTTCTTCCTGCCGCTGCGCTTCCCCGCCTGGATCGTGCTGATCTTCTGGTTCGCGCTGCAGTGGCTGGCGGAGGCACAGAGTTCGTCCACGGGCCCGGGAGTGGCGTACCTGGCGCATCTGGTGGGGTTCGGGATCGGGTTCCTCTACGCATGGGGCCGCTTCCGGCAGGCCGCTAGAGTGAAAGCCCAAGCAGGGGCCACCGAGGGAGAAAGACAGCCGTGA
- a CDS encoding AMP-dependent synthetase/ligase, whose amino-acid sequence MREFSLPALYEVPTDGNLTDLIRRNATQHPDVAVMGRKVAGAWTDVTATQFLAEVRAAAKGLIAAGVQPGDRVALMSRTRYEWVQLDFAIWSAGGVTVPVYETSSPEQVQWILGDSGAVAVIVESEAHAAAIESVRATLPALRHVWQIEAGAVAQLTEAGAAVPDGTVDERSASAKADDPATIVYTSGTTGRPKGCVLTHRAFFAECGNLVERLKPLFRTGDSSVLLFLPAAHVFGRMVEVASVMAPIKLGCVPDIKNLTDELASFRPTLILGVPRVFEKVYNSARAKAQADGKGKIFDKAATTAIEYSRAIGTPEGAPLGLKIKHKVFDKLVFSKLRAVLGGRGEFAVSGGAPLGERLGHFFRGIGFTVLEGYGLTETCAATAFNPWDRQKIGTVGQPLPGSVVRIADDGEVLLHGEHIFTGYWNNEAATAEALADGWFHTGDIGTLDEDGYLAITGRKKEILVTAGGKNVAPAVIEDRIRAHALVAECMVVGDGRPFVGALVTIDEEFLARWVSDNGKPAGSTAASLREDAELLAEIQRAVDEGNAAVSKAESVRKFRVLSSQFTEEAGHITPSLKLKRNVVAKDFADEIEAIYRA is encoded by the coding sequence TTGCGTGAGTTCAGCCTTCCGGCCCTGTACGAGGTCCCGACGGACGGCAATCTGACGGATCTCATCCGCCGCAACGCGACGCAGCACCCCGACGTCGCGGTCATGGGCAGAAAGGTCGCCGGGGCCTGGACGGACGTCACCGCCACCCAGTTCCTCGCCGAGGTGCGGGCCGCCGCGAAGGGCCTGATCGCCGCCGGCGTGCAGCCCGGGGACCGGGTCGCCCTGATGTCGCGCACCCGCTACGAGTGGGTGCAGCTCGACTTCGCGATCTGGAGCGCCGGCGGTGTCACCGTCCCGGTGTACGAGACGAGCTCGCCGGAGCAGGTGCAGTGGATCCTCGGTGACTCCGGGGCCGTCGCGGTGATCGTCGAGAGCGAGGCGCACGCCGCCGCGATCGAGTCCGTGCGCGCCACCCTGCCGGCGCTGCGGCACGTCTGGCAGATCGAGGCCGGCGCGGTCGCGCAGCTCACCGAGGCCGGGGCCGCTGTCCCCGACGGGACGGTCGACGAGCGCAGTGCCTCCGCCAAGGCCGACGACCCGGCGACCATCGTCTACACCTCGGGCACCACGGGCCGCCCCAAGGGCTGTGTGCTGACGCACCGGGCCTTCTTCGCGGAGTGCGGCAACCTGGTGGAGCGCCTGAAGCCGCTGTTCCGTACCGGCGACAGCTCGGTCCTGCTCTTCCTCCCCGCCGCGCACGTCTTCGGGCGCATGGTCGAGGTCGCCTCGGTGATGGCGCCCATCAAGCTCGGCTGCGTACCGGACATCAAGAACCTCACCGACGAGCTCGCCTCGTTCCGCCCGACGCTGATCCTCGGTGTGCCGCGCGTGTTCGAGAAGGTCTACAACTCGGCTCGGGCCAAGGCACAGGCGGACGGCAAGGGCAAGATCTTCGACAAGGCCGCGACGACGGCGATCGAGTACAGCCGCGCGATCGGCACGCCGGAAGGCGCTCCGCTCGGGCTGAAGATCAAGCACAAGGTGTTCGACAAGCTCGTCTTCAGCAAGCTGCGTGCGGTGCTCGGCGGGCGCGGCGAGTTCGCGGTCTCCGGCGGCGCCCCGCTGGGCGAGCGGCTCGGCCACTTCTTCCGCGGCATCGGCTTCACGGTGCTGGAGGGCTACGGCCTCACGGAGACCTGCGCGGCGACGGCGTTCAACCCCTGGGACCGGCAGAAGATCGGCACGGTCGGACAGCCGCTGCCGGGTTCGGTGGTGCGGATCGCCGACGACGGCGAGGTGCTGCTGCACGGCGAGCACATCTTCACGGGCTACTGGAACAACGAGGCCGCGACGGCTGAGGCCCTGGCCGACGGCTGGTTCCACACCGGTGACATCGGCACCCTGGACGAGGACGGCTACCTCGCGATCACGGGCCGGAAGAAGGAGATCCTGGTGACGGCGGGCGGCAAGAACGTCGCCCCCGCGGTCATCGAGGACCGCATCCGTGCGCACGCGCTGGTCGCGGAGTGCATGGTGGTGGGCGACGGCCGGCCGTTCGTGGGCGCGCTGGTCACCATCGACGAGGAGTTCCTGGCCCGCTGGGTCTCCGACAACGGCAAGCCGGCCGGTTCGACGGCTGCCTCGCTGCGCGAGGACGCGGAGCTGCTGGCGGAGATCCAGCGGGCGGTGGACGAGGGCAATGCCGCGGTTTCCAAGGCTGAATCGGTGCGGAAATTCAGGGTTCTCAGCTCCCAGTTCACCGAGGAGGCCGGTCACATCACGCCGTCGCTGAAGCTCAAGCGGAACGTGGTGGCCAAGGACTTCGCGGACGAGATCGAGGCGATCTACCGGGCGTAG
- a CDS encoding NYN domain-containing protein: MEQPESGAGPAGAGDAAEALDRPLPEGVRRRVVALVSDAFGGLTVNELPAQLRQYARFTPTRRAKYAGNAMAAALEGDPAFRQRVGERLRDAQPELAAALASGAPPAAADPVDVAAAAYVLRPVGWVKLVAAAGEEALRADAERADEESRRELERLREELDRLKAQHKAETERLRTELDAARKESDALHRKLRSAQSDVKRAEAAVRRGNAENEGARAEAHAQVSAAESEARRLKARLAEAEAAVEASRRAAREGRSIEDMRVRLLLDTVLDAASGLRRELALPPASLHPADTVDAVEPGRMTPKDIAARALSETDPAMLDQLLALPQVHLLVDGYNVTKTGYPTMPLEKQRLRLLGGLAMLAAQTGAEITCVFDGAELAAPVLLAPPRGVRVLFSKPGVTADELIRQLVRAEPPGRPVVVVSTDREVADGVAKAGARPVASAMLLKRLSRV, translated from the coding sequence GTGGAGCAGCCTGAGAGCGGCGCCGGGCCGGCCGGTGCCGGCGACGCCGCCGAGGCGCTCGACCGCCCGCTGCCGGAGGGCGTGCGGCGACGGGTCGTCGCGCTGGTCTCGGACGCCTTCGGCGGGCTGACCGTCAACGAACTTCCCGCCCAGTTGAGGCAGTACGCCCGGTTCACCCCGACCCGCCGGGCGAAGTACGCGGGCAACGCCATGGCCGCGGCCCTCGAGGGCGACCCCGCCTTCCGGCAGCGCGTCGGTGAACGGCTCCGTGACGCCCAGCCCGAGCTGGCCGCCGCGCTGGCGTCCGGGGCGCCGCCGGCGGCCGCCGATCCCGTCGACGTGGCGGCGGCCGCCTATGTGCTGCGGCCGGTCGGCTGGGTCAAGCTCGTGGCCGCCGCCGGCGAGGAGGCGCTGCGCGCGGACGCCGAGCGCGCGGACGAGGAGAGCAGGCGCGAGCTGGAACGGCTCCGCGAGGAACTGGACCGGCTGAAGGCGCAGCACAAGGCCGAGACCGAACGGCTGCGCACCGAGCTGGACGCGGCCCGCAAGGAGTCCGACGCGCTGCACCGCAAGCTGCGCAGCGCGCAGAGCGACGTCAAGCGCGCCGAGGCCGCCGTGCGCCGCGGCAACGCCGAGAACGAGGGCGCCAGGGCCGAGGCGCACGCCCAGGTGTCCGCGGCCGAGAGCGAGGCGCGGCGGCTCAAGGCCAGGCTGGCCGAGGCGGAGGCCGCGGTCGAGGCGAGCCGCAGGGCCGCCCGCGAGGGCCGGTCGATCGAGGACATGCGCGTGCGGCTGCTGCTGGACACCGTGCTGGACGCGGCCTCCGGACTGCGCCGTGAACTGGCCCTGCCCCCCGCTTCCCTGCACCCGGCGGACACCGTCGACGCGGTGGAGCCGGGGCGGATGACCCCCAAGGACATCGCGGCGCGCGCGCTGTCCGAGACCGACCCGGCGATGCTGGACCAGCTGCTCGCGCTGCCCCAGGTGCATCTGCTCGTGGACGGCTACAACGTCACGAAGACCGGCTATCCGACGATGCCGCTGGAGAAGCAGCGGCTGCGGCTGCTCGGCGGCCTCGCGATGCTGGCCGCGCAGACCGGGGCCGAGATCACCTGTGTCTTCGACGGCGCCGAACTCGCCGCGCCCGTGCTGCTGGCACCCCCGCGCGGAGTGCGGGTCCTGTTCTCCAAGCCCGGGGTGACGGCGGACGAGCTGATCCGCCAGCTCGTCCGGGCCGAGCCCCCGGGCCGGCCGGTCGTCGTCGTGTCGACGGACCGCGAAGTCGCCGACGGGGTGGCGAAGGCCGGGGCGAGGCCGGTCGCGTCCGCGATGTTGCTGAAGCGGCTTTCGCGCGTCTAG
- a CDS encoding C40 family peptidase gives MASHRRPKQPSRTRVTVLTATAAAAVALTSQAAQAAPAKPSKDEVKAKVDALYHEAEKATEDHSLAKEQQTKLQKEIDAIQDRVARGQDELNTMRDKLGSVASAQYRSGGIDPSVQLFLSGDPDTYLDKASAMDQLGAKQATALEDIQSKQRDLAQQRAEATRKLGDLQDVRKTLGEKKAKIQGKLSEAQKLLNTLTAAERAKMQEEEQRASRAAGERVNLGNEVPASQRGAAALNAAATQLGKPYVSGAEGPNSYDCSGLTQWSYRQAGVGISRTTYTQQNDGVKIGRSQLKPGDLVFFNGLSHVGLYAGNNQILHAPKPGAVVRYESMDYMGTFQFGVRI, from the coding sequence GTGGCGTCCCACCGTCGTCCCAAGCAGCCGAGCCGCACCCGTGTGACCGTGCTCACCGCGACCGCCGCCGCGGCTGTCGCCCTCACCTCGCAGGCCGCCCAGGCCGCTCCGGCCAAGCCGAGCAAGGACGAGGTCAAGGCCAAGGTCGACGCCCTCTACCACGAGGCGGAGAAGGCGACCGAGGACCACAGCCTGGCCAAGGAGCAGCAGACCAAGCTCCAGAAGGAGATCGACGCGATCCAGGACCGCGTCGCCCGGGGCCAGGACGAGCTCAACACCATGCGGGACAAGCTGGGTTCGGTGGCCAGCGCCCAGTACCGCTCCGGTGGCATAGACCCGTCCGTCCAGCTCTTCCTCTCCGGTGACCCGGACACGTACCTGGACAAGGCGTCGGCGATGGACCAGCTCGGGGCCAAGCAGGCCACCGCGCTCGAGGACATCCAGTCGAAGCAGCGCGACCTCGCCCAGCAGCGCGCCGAGGCCACCCGCAAGCTCGGTGACCTCCAGGACGTCCGCAAGACGCTCGGCGAGAAGAAGGCCAAGATCCAGGGCAAGCTCTCCGAGGCCCAGAAGCTCCTCAACACCCTGACCGCCGCCGAGCGGGCGAAGATGCAGGAGGAGGAGCAGCGCGCCAGTCGCGCCGCGGGTGAGCGCGTGAACCTCGGCAACGAGGTGCCGGCCTCCCAGCGCGGTGCCGCCGCGCTGAACGCCGCCGCCACCCAGCTCGGCAAGCCGTACGTCTCCGGCGCCGAGGGCCCCAACTCCTACGACTGCTCCGGACTGACGCAGTGGTCGTACCGCCAGGCCGGCGTCGGCATCTCGCGGACCACCTACACCCAGCAGAACGACGGCGTGAAGATCGGCCGCAGCCAGCTCAAGCCGGGCGACCTGGTCTTCTTCAACGGCCTTTCGCACGTGGGTCTGTACGCGGGCAACAACCAGATCCTGCACGCCCCGAAGCCCGGTGCCGTGGTCCGCTACGAGTCCATGGACTACATGGGCACCTTCCAGTTCGGCGTCCGCATCTGA
- a CDS encoding metallophosphoesterase family protein — MRVHVVSDVHGNATDLARAGDGADALICLGDLVLFLDYADHSRGIFPDLFGVENADRIVELRTARRFEEAREFGRSLWAGIGLDRDTAILGAVRKQYSELFPAFPTPTYATYGNVDVPALWPEYARPGTTVLDGERIELDGLVFGFVGGGLRSPMRTPFEISDEEYAAKVEALGAVDVLCSHIPPEVPELTYDTVARRFERGSPALLDAIHRTRPRYSLFGHVHQPLARRMRIGGTECVNVGHFAATGRPWALEW; from the coding sequence ATGCGAGTTCATGTGGTCAGTGACGTGCACGGAAACGCAACGGATCTGGCCAGGGCCGGAGACGGGGCCGACGCGCTGATCTGCCTCGGCGACCTGGTGCTCTTCCTCGACTACGCCGACCACTCACGCGGCATCTTCCCCGATCTCTTCGGGGTCGAGAACGCGGACCGGATCGTCGAGCTGCGCACCGCCCGGCGCTTCGAGGAGGCCCGCGAGTTCGGCCGCAGCCTCTGGGCGGGCATCGGCCTCGACCGCGACACCGCGATCCTCGGCGCGGTGCGCAAGCAGTACAGCGAGCTGTTCCCCGCGTTCCCCACTCCGACGTACGCCACCTACGGCAACGTCGACGTCCCGGCCCTCTGGCCGGAGTACGCGCGCCCGGGCACCACCGTCCTCGACGGCGAGCGGATCGAGCTGGACGGGCTTGTGTTCGGCTTCGTCGGCGGCGGTCTGCGGTCCCCGATGCGCACCCCGTTCGAGATCTCCGACGAGGAGTACGCGGCCAAGGTCGAGGCGCTCGGCGCGGTCGACGTCCTCTGCTCGCACATCCCGCCGGAGGTCCCGGAGCTGACGTACGACACGGTCGCGCGCCGCTTCGAGCGCGGCAGCCCGGCCCTGCTCGACGCCATCCACCGGACCCGGCCCCGGTACTCCCTCTTCGGGCACGTGCACCAGCCACTGGCGCGGCGCATGCGGATCGGCGGGACCGAGTGCGTGAACGTCGGGCACTTCGCGGCGACGGGGCGGCCGTGGGCCCTGGAATGGTGA
- a CDS encoding NlpC/P60 family protein — MASHRRPSASGFNRGARVTLLSAAAATAAAALGTAPAGADPSAGPAATRAKVDRLYEQAEKATEQYNEAGERADELRAQVDRAQDRAARGQEAVNRMRDTLGSVAGAQYRSGGVDPALALLLSGDPDTYLERAAVLDRLGDREATVLRDLGRVQRRLGQERSEAARKLAELEHTRTALARHKRTVEAKLATAERLLASLPAAERAAYDRASRSGRGVPDLSGGAGPSSARAAAAVAAAQSAVGKPYVWGANGPSGFDCSGLTQWSYAQAGVGLPRTSQAQRYAGQQVPLSQARPGDLVTYRSDASHVAMYVGNGQVVHAPYPGAAVRYDPVGMMPIASVTRP, encoded by the coding sequence GTGGCGTCCCATCGCCGACCCTCAGCGTCCGGTTTCAACCGGGGTGCTCGGGTCACCCTCCTCTCGGCCGCGGCGGCCACCGCTGCGGCCGCGCTCGGTACCGCACCCGCCGGAGCCGACCCGTCCGCCGGCCCCGCCGCCACCCGCGCCAAGGTCGACCGGCTCTACGAGCAGGCCGAGAAGGCGACCGAGCAGTACAACGAGGCGGGGGAGCGCGCCGACGAACTGCGCGCGCAGGTGGACCGGGCGCAGGACCGCGCGGCCCGGGGCCAGGAGGCCGTCAACCGCATGCGCGACACGCTCGGTTCCGTGGCCGGTGCCCAGTACCGCTCCGGCGGGGTGGACCCGGCGCTCGCCCTGCTGCTCTCCGGCGATCCCGACACGTACCTCGAGCGGGCGGCGGTGCTGGACCGGCTCGGCGACCGGGAGGCGACCGTCCTGCGGGACCTGGGGCGGGTCCAGCGGCGGCTCGGCCAGGAGCGCTCCGAGGCCGCCCGGAAACTCGCCGAACTGGAACACACCAGGACCGCCCTGGCCCGGCACAAGCGGACCGTCGAGGCCAAGCTCGCGACGGCCGAGCGGCTGCTGGCCTCCCTGCCCGCGGCGGAACGGGCGGCGTACGACCGGGCGTCGCGCTCCGGCCGCGGCGTCCCCGACCTGTCGGGCGGGGCGGGCCCCTCGTCCGCGCGTGCGGCAGCGGCCGTGGCAGCGGCTCAGAGCGCCGTCGGCAAGCCGTACGTCTGGGGCGCCAACGGGCCGAGCGGCTTCGACTGTTCCGGTCTCACCCAGTGGTCCTACGCCCAGGCCGGCGTGGGGCTGCCCCGTACTTCCCAGGCGCAGCGGTACGCCGGACAGCAGGTGCCGCTGTCCCAGGCGAGGCCCGGTGACCTGGTCACGTACCGCTCCGACGCCAGTCACGTGGCCATGTACGTCGGCAACGGCCAGGTCGTCCACGCACCCTACCCGGGGGCGGCGGTGCGCTACGACCCGGTGGGGATGATGCCGATCGCCTCGGTGACCCGGCCCTGA